tACCAATTGATATTGACAAACGGCGTGCTGGCTTCATATAATAGGAATTTGCCTACCCAAGGTTGACAAAATGGCTTTAAGACTAAGAGCATGACATACAATGAACCGACGGCATGTGCTAGAAACTCAAATCCATACACACGGAAGTAACGTATGCATACCAGTAAATCCCATAGAAAATAACCTATCGTCAAGGATGCCACCATAGAGGTCAAAGGCCCATGATATGTGACGACATTTAAGTTATTGGGGAGAAACAAAGTAGGCCATATGATGAATAGAGACACTGCTGCTTGGATCATGGATACCGTGTGAACATCAAAGTCGACCTTAACATATTTGTCCTTGATGGAGCTATAGTGAGAACGGAAGAACATTCTGTTCAAAATGGGGGCCACGATTTGGTGACAGACGTTGTAGAATACGAAAGAGTAAAATATTTCGTGTGCATGTGAGAGGTAGAGATTCTCTGATTCAGGAAACCAggaatatttcattaaaggGTCATGGCCAATACGTAGCATTTGGTTGGTATTTCTCTACAGCAAagcaaaacaaaacaaagCAAAGCAAAATAAGGACGTGTCAACAGGAGATCAACTCTGATCAGAATGAGACAAGTGTTTATATAAGTAAGTTATGTGCCCTCACAGCAAAGCCAACGTTAACAAAGCCAAGCCAAAATGTAAAAGgttgaatgaaaaaaaacCTCGAATTTGAAGACTATTGTTCGTTGTTGCTTTTTGGCGCGGACATGACTGCTTACGTGATGCATGCCAACCACTATAATACCAGTAAGAATACAGTTAGTTGAATAGTGATATCGTCAATACGTTCAAGTCCCAGTCACGTTGAATGCCCCTCCATGTCAAGCTATTCTTAAACAGGTCCATCTTCACTTTGGGTCGTTTAGCTACGATGACTCCCAAAATGGGCAACCGGGTAACCGgccaaaatttttcaagaagagTTTCGAGGTTTTTCGATGAACCATCATCTATCGTTATGAACAAACCCCTTCGAGTGAGGTTTCTCTACTATTCAGATAAGCATTTCATTCCGCTAGATCGTCTCCCAGATATACAATCTATActtgaattgaaaatggcTACTGAACAACCAAAATTAGTCTGTCTAGGTAATCCATTATTGGATCTACAAGCTGATGTTACCTCCGAATACCTTGCCAAGTACGATCTAAAGGCTAATGATGCCATCCTTGTGGATGCTGCCTCCGGAGATGCCAAGATGGCTATTTTCGACGAAGTCATTACTTTCAAAGATGTTAAATTTGTCGCTGGTGGTGCTGCCCAAAACACTGCTAGAGGTGCCGCTTACGTTTTAGGTAAGGGCCAAGTCGGTTATTTTGGTTCTGTCGGTGAAGACAAGTTCTCTGCCATGTTGttggaagaaaatgacAAGGCCGGTGTTGTATCCATGTACCAAGTGCAAAAGGATATCGGAACTGGTAAGTGTGCCGCTTTGATTACCGGTCATGATAGATCTTTAGTCACTGATTTGGGTGCAGCTAATCATTTCAAGCCTGAGCATTTGGATAAACACTGGTCTGTCGTGGAATCTGCTAAATTGTTTTACATCGGTGGGTTCCATTTGACTGTGTCTCCAGAAGCCATTGTGAAATTGGGGAAGCATGCCAAGGAAACTGGTAAACCATTTGTCATAAATCTAAGTGCCCCATTTATCCCACAATTTTTCAAGGCTGCCTTAGAACAAGTCTTACCTTATGCTACCATCGTCATCGGTAACGAATCTGAAGCTGCTTCCTATGCTGAATCTTTCGGCTTAACTTGTGATAAGGATGATTTGGAATCCATTGCCAAGCATATCGTTGGTGACTCTAAAACTAAAACTGTTATCTTTACTCATGGATTGGAACCAACCGTTGCTGTCTCTGCTAAAGCCACCACCTCCTACGCTGTTAAACCATTAGCCAAGGAAAACATTGTTGACACTAATGGTGCCGGAGATGCCTTCGCCGGTGGGTTTATGGCTGGTTTGGCTCAAGATAAGTCTTTAGAGACCTGTATCGATATGGGTCAATGGTTGGCCTCCTTAtctattcaagaaattggcCCATCTTATCCTGCCTCTAAGGTGGAATACCAAGCTTGAATGAAACatatgtatatattatatatcCCGTCaataattattattctaTTGTAAACGATCGTTACCTTTAAGGTTAACGTCATTGAGAATTTCGCTGAGACTCCGTACGAAAAATAGGCTTGCAAGAAAAGCCCCAAAGTGCAAAGCCATAACCATGGTACAAATGGAACGAAAGCAGTTACTACCAGTAAGGAATAACATGGACACATAACTATTTTGGTCCATCGATTATTCAACCCAAATTCAAGATACAGGAAGatagaataaataataatgatggaaGGGCTCTTCAAATTGGCCCATCCTATATTGCTGTACCCTAATGCCTCATCTTCAGTGACATTTATAGTACCAAGCCTCTTACATGTTGCATTATCGTTTATTTTATTGGGAATGTGCGCATCTGATTATTTGTGCCCCAATGTAGCTCAAGTATCAGAGCTAACTAGCTCCAATAAGGGTTCTACAAGAATAAGAGAGCATAGTACGGGTATCGTTATGGCCGTATTACTATCATGGTGTAACTCCTCACCAGATTTATTCTCTAATTTGATAAGTTGGACATCTAAACCCACAGCATCATCAACGGCTGCAAATGCTGCTGCTCTTTCAATAGGTGAAGTCTTGGGCGCATGTGGAATTATATTATGCATCGTGGAAGGttccatttttattattatgtcGTCCACACCATTAAACATTACTAGAATGCAAAGGAAGGGAATATTGAAGGATTTGGTATTTGCATTTGTCGCCATGTTATTGATGTTCTATGTTTCATTTCGGAACAAAGTAACTGTTTTGAACTGCGCAATAATGTGCttcatttatatttattacttACTATTAAAGTTCAGTAGCAGAAACGAGCCTAGGTTAAGAGCTGCATCAAATACACAAGGGGTGGATGAAACGCTCGATCTAGAGAACTTGCCACCCGTCGAAGATTCAGCATATACtgatgaatatgaaaatgAGGATGACAATTCCTTTCCCTTCGATCCCTTGATGCTAAATTCATCCCAAAAACTGTCAACAAGAATGAAACCAAGCTTAATAGCAGCAATGGATTTTAATAGTTTATTGACCATGTTAGAAGAATCGGAGGAAGATAACATATACGAAGAGGCTGAACTATCGGCAATCCCAAGCAAAAGTCAAGTCAAAATAAATGAACATGACATTCAACAAAGCTCCGGCTCAAAAGctgatttaatttcaaaggATAGTAGACCATATAGTGCACCTGAAAGACCATCTGAAAATATAAATCTTTTTTCTAGGGACATTAACACATCCCCTGCTACATTTGCCCCTTACTTTGATAATCCTGAAAACGTTACTGcaggagaagaagatataaGATCTGCGGAAGCCATGATAATTAGAAGCAAcagaaagaaaaggaaaaagattcaaagattgagaaatggattttttcaaatatttctacctcatttattaaatttccGCCAAAAATCTACTGTAGATGCTATCCTTTCCATATTAACCATAccttttgtaattctttTGAGAATCTCATGTCCACAGCCTCCCCAAGAATTACTTGAATATGACACAATAACAGAGAAGtatttttattcaaaattagaattatCGACGTTATTCATTCAAAGCATTCTATGTCCCTTCATTACctattttattctttcctGTCTACTGTCCAAAGTATTCCCAATGTTTTGTATTTTTATTCCATCCATCTTTTCGCTTGGTTTACTCATTACcttgatgaaattttatgGAACAATCATATCACATAACAAATTGACTTTGATCCAGATTCCAACTACTGAAAATGCTGAGTTAGAGAAAAAAAGTcaagaaagaagaatagTTGAAAAACTAAATATCGCAATTAAAATATGTTCATTAATTATAGGCATACTAAACGCAATTCTTTACATATCGTTAATTGCGAATTCACTTATAGAAATGATGGAATTGTATCAAATTATTACTGGCATTTCAAAAGCAATCTTAGGGTTAACTGTATTTGCATGGGGGAACTCAATAAGTGATCTAATATCCAATATCGCCATGTGTAAGCTTTATCTGAAGGTTCCTCATCAAGAGgatcaagaaaatatcaCAAGGGTAGCCACAAAATTTTTTATGATATCATGTTCATCATGTTTAGGAGGTGTTATGTTAAATTCGATGGGTGGAATTGGTATAAGTGGACTCATTGCTATGCTATTCGTACATAAAGGATCAAGTAATTGGTGGATCTTTAGATTTGTAGAATTGCAAGAAGAATACAATCAATATAACcataaattcattatatcctgcatttttattcttctaCAATTGATGTTactaatattaatatttggAGGTCCCGAATTCATTAGAAAATGGTCACAGAATAGAATGAAATCAATAGGGCTCTCCATGTGTGGTTTATGGGGGGTTGCTACACTCtctaatatattctttgaaCTTTTCCACTAATATCTAATTTGCATACATAGCTTTATAACCAACTAACAGTTTCACATCTGTGATCAACAAAGTTACTCACCAAGGCGTTCAAGAAAAATCCATATATAGTCTTTCGCATTTAACTTAAAGGTCCATTTTTTCCCGTGGTGCCGGGATGGTAACGCGACACAAATAAGTCGAACGTCTAATTCATTGAAGTTTATTTTCCTACTACACAGTGATAGTGTATCCAAAACTATCCCCTTtagaaacttttgaaattgaagacGAATTCCTTTATTATCTAAACCATGGAAATCAGTTATCTTATATACAGTTTAACCTATTTCCTGTTCACGTTCCGTTTCTGCTCCTGCGACAAGAATAACCCCAATATAGATCGTTTACAACTTTCTGTGGAATCTCCACGAttagaaaaaagaaacttCTCACCAAGTAACTTTAATGGGGAAGTTGAAATTACAGACAACGTCTACGAAAGACTTGTTTATTTCAGTAAAGCTTCTGCCATGACAGGTTGTATTACCCGTGGGAACCTATTAACGGGAAAAACATTAGATACAGGATGTCCAAGACACATTCAATTCTGTCACGATACTGAAGTAAATCCAACATTATCGGATACCTGGATTGCATCTGTATTTCTAGCGGAAAAAGGGGAACTAGGAACAGGCTACGTTGCAATTGATCATGAGAAAAAGGTTGTCATCTGTGCGTTTAGAAGTTCTACTACTAGGGAAGATTGGATTagtgattttgaaattacaCCTACCAAATATAAACCAAGTTGTTATAAGgaatataagaaattaatcaaaAAAGGGGTTATTAAAGAATGTACCGATTGTTTCATCCATTATGGATTCTccaaatttacaaaaactcttggaaagaaatttttGCGAAtgattgaaaatattttgaatgaaTACCCAGAATATAAGATAGTGGTAACAGGCCATTCCCTAGGCGCGGCCCTAGCTTCTATTACAGGCATTGAATTGAAGCTTCGAGGATTTGAACCGTTAGTGCTCACATATGCAACTCCAAGACTTTTCAATTTACCAATGAGAAAATGGGTTGACGAATTATTCGAAACTGAACACCAGCATGATTTGAATATGCAAAATAAGGAAATAACATTCGACAGAGGTTATTATCGAGTTATCCATAACGGCGACTATATTGCAAAGTTACCACCTTTTTACTATCCTGCAGGCttagaaatatttatagaAAAACTCAGTATACCGCATTTGAAGGGAGACATAAGATACATTGGGCAAGTAGAAGCAGGTTTCTCAAAACCAGATTTGGGTACAAACAATATAAGAGGGAAAGTAGAAGAATGGTTGCACACAGAACAACACCGAACATATTTTATAAACCTTGCAGGATGCAAAGGGTTCTAATTACAAGGTATAAAGATAGTTTTTTTATTCTGATAAATTTATACGACAAGTAA
The sequence above is a segment of the Naumovozyma castellii chromosome 8, complete genome genome. Coding sequences within it:
- the TDA4 gene encoding Tda4p (ancestral locus Anc_7.500) — translated: MLRIGHDPLMKYSWFPESENLYLSHAHEIFYSFVFYNVCHQIVAPILNRMFFRSHYSSIKDKYVKVDFDVHTVSMIQAAVSLFIIWPTLFLPNNLNVVTYHGPLTSMVASLTIGYFLWDLLVCIRYFRVYGFEFLAHAVGSLYVMLLVLKPFCQPWVGKFLLYEASTPFVNINWYIIQLTDPITKKCIIPMWINVLNGLVLMATFGLVRLCWGSIATLILGRQMWLIKDQLPRTSSIAMLVLNVVMNSMNFMWFSKMIRIAKKLANGSKNKRD
- the ADO1 gene encoding adenosine kinase (ancestral locus Anc_7.499), with protein sequence MPLHVKLFLNRSIFTLGRLATMTPKMGNRVTGQNFSRRVSRFFDEPSSIVMNKPLRVRFLYYSDKHFIPLDRLPDIQSILELKMATEQPKLVCLGNPLLDLQADVTSEYLAKYDLKANDAILVDAASGDAKMAIFDEVITFKDVKFVAGGAAQNTARGAAYVLGKGQVGYFGSVGEDKFSAMLLEENDKAGVVSMYQVQKDIGTGKCAALITGHDRSLVTDLGAANHFKPEHLDKHWSVVESAKLFYIGGFHLTVSPEAIVKLGKHAKETGKPFVINLSAPFIPQFFKAALEQVLPYATIVIGNESEAASYAESFGLTCDKDDLESIAKHIVGDSKTKTVIFTHGLEPTVAVSAKATTSYAVKPLAKENIVDTNGAGDAFAGGFMAGLAQDKSLETCIDMGQWLASLSIQEIGPSYPASKVEYQA
- the ECM27 gene encoding Ecm27p (ancestral locus Anc_7.498), with the translated sequence MMEGLFKLAHPILLYPNASSSVTFIVPSLLHVALSFILLGMCASDYLCPNVAQVSELTSSNKGSTRIREHSTGIVMAVLLSWCNSSPDLFSNLISWTSKPTASSTAANAAALSIGEVLGACGIILCIVEGSIFIIMSSTPLNITRMQRKGILKDLVFAFVAMLLMFYVSFRNKVTVLNCAIMCFIYIYYLLLKFSSRNEPRLRAASNTQGVDETLDLENLPPVEDSAYTDEYENEDDNSFPFDPLMLNSSQKLSTRMKPSLIAAMDFNSLLTMLEESEEDNIYEEAELSAIPSKSQVKINEHDIQQSSGSKADLISKDSRPYSAPERPSENINLFSRDINTSPATFAPYFDNPENVTAGEEDIRSAEAMIIRSNRKKRKKIQRLRNGFFQIFLPHLLNFRQKSTVDAILSILTIPFVILLRISCPQPPQELLEYDTITEKYFYSKLELSTLFIQSILCPFITYFILSCLLSKVFPMFCIFIPSIFSLGLLITLMKFYGTIISHNKLTLIQIPTTENAELEKKSQERRIVEKLNIAIKICSLIIGILNAILYISLIANSLIEMMELYQIITGISKAILGLTVFAWGNSISDLISNIAMCKLYLKVPHQEDQENITRVATKFFMISCSSCLGGVMLNSMGGIGISGLIAMLFVHKGSSNWWIFRFVELQEEYNQYNHKFIISCIFILLQLMLLILIFGGPEFIRKWSQNRMKSIGLSMCGLWGVATLSNIFFELFH
- the LIH1 gene encoding putative lipase (ancestral locus Anc_7.497); its protein translation is MEISYLIYSLTYFLFTFRFCSCDKNNPNIDRLQLSVESPRLEKRNFSPSNFNGEVEITDNVYERLVYFSKASAMTGCITRGNLLTGKTLDTGCPRHIQFCHDTEVNPTLSDTWIASVFLAEKGELGTGYVAIDHEKKVVICAFRSSTTREDWISDFEITPTKYKPSCYKEYKKLIKKGVIKECTDCFIHYGFSKFTKTLGKKFLRMIENILNEYPEYKIVVTGHSLGAALASITGIELKLRGFEPLVLTYATPRLFNLPMRKWVDELFETEHQHDLNMQNKEITFDRGYYRVIHNGDYIAKLPPFYYPAGLEIFIEKLSIPHLKGDIRYIGQVEAGFSKPDLGTNNIRGKVEEWLHTEQHRTYFINLAGCKGF